From Deinococcus aquaticus, one genomic window encodes:
- a CDS encoding nicotinate phosphoribosyltransferase, whose translation MTTTRTPLSDDNLILDTDSYKSSHFLQYPQGTTRLFSYLESRGGKYPQTRFFGLQYILDRYLTRRITAEMVEEARTLIEAHGEPFPFEGWMRIVNVHGGRLPLEIRAVPEGTLVPIHNVLMTCTNTDPELPWLPGWFETMLMRVWYPTTVATQSYFIREIIRAALEKTSDHAAEELPFKLHDFGSRGVSSRESAGIGGLAHLINFQGSDTLEALRVGRNHYDSDLAGFSIPAAEHSTITSWGKEHEVDAYRNMITRFSRPGSVYAVVSDSYDLKNAINNLWGDTLRQQVIESGGTLVVRPDSGEPPAMVRLAVNALAARYGTTINSKGYKILNHVRVIQGDGIDEHTIRQILDNLDVDGYSAENVSFGMGGALLQKVDRDTQRFAYKASAGLIDGAYRGIYKDPVTDPGKRSKDGVLDLVQEGGRMVTKAYKTFDTDFPGSLLRTVYRDGELLVRDTLEEVRGRG comes from the coding sequence ATGACCACCACCCGCACCCCCCTCAGCGACGACAACCTGATCCTCGACACCGACAGCTACAAGAGCAGCCACTTCCTCCAGTACCCACAGGGCACCACCCGCCTGTTCTCCTACCTGGAATCACGCGGCGGCAAGTACCCGCAGACCCGCTTCTTCGGATTGCAGTACATCCTCGACCGCTACCTGACCCGCCGGATCACCGCCGAGATGGTCGAGGAAGCCCGCACGCTGATCGAAGCGCACGGCGAGCCCTTCCCTTTTGAGGGCTGGATGCGCATCGTGAACGTGCACGGCGGCCGCCTGCCCCTGGAGATCCGCGCCGTTCCCGAAGGCACGCTGGTGCCCATCCACAACGTCCTGATGACCTGCACGAACACCGACCCCGAACTGCCCTGGCTGCCCGGCTGGTTTGAGACCATGCTGATGCGCGTCTGGTACCCCACCACCGTCGCCACGCAGAGCTACTTCATCCGCGAGATCATCCGCGCCGCGCTGGAAAAAACCAGCGACCATGCCGCCGAGGAACTCCCCTTCAAACTGCACGACTTCGGCAGCCGGGGCGTCAGCAGCCGCGAAAGCGCCGGCATCGGCGGCCTCGCGCACCTCATCAACTTCCAGGGCAGCGACACCCTGGAAGCCCTGCGCGTGGGGCGCAACCACTACGACAGCGACCTCGCGGGCTTCAGCATCCCCGCCGCTGAACACAGCACCATCACCAGCTGGGGCAAGGAACACGAGGTCGACGCGTACCGCAACATGATCACCCGCTTCAGCCGCCCCGGCAGCGTGTACGCCGTCGTCAGCGACTCCTACGACCTCAAAAACGCCATCAACAACCTGTGGGGCGACACGCTGAGGCAGCAGGTCATCGAATCCGGTGGCACCCTGGTCGTCCGGCCCGACAGCGGCGAACCGCCCGCCATGGTGCGCCTCGCCGTCAATGCGCTGGCCGCCCGCTACGGCACCACCATCAACAGCAAGGGCTACAAGATCCTGAACCACGTCCGGGTTATCCAGGGCGACGGCATCGACGAACACACCATCCGCCAGATCCTCGACAACCTCGATGTGGACGGCTACAGCGCCGAGAACGTGAGCTTCGGCATGGGCGGCGCACTCCTCCAGAAAGTCGACCGGGACACCCAGCGCTTCGCGTACAAGGCCAGCGCCGGCCTGATCGACGGGGCGTACCGGGGCATCTACAAAGACCCCGTCACCGACCCCGGCAAACGCAGCAAGGACGGCGTCCTCGACCTCGTACAGGAAGGCGGCCGCATGGTCACCAAGGCCTACAAGACCTTCGACACCGACTTCCCCGGCAGCCTGCTGCGCACCGTGTACCGCGACGGGGAACTGCTGGTGCGCGACACGCTGGAGGAAGTGCGAGGGAGGGGATGA